TCAGTGACAAGATTAGGCTGTTGGAATGATCATCCATCGTAAAAGTAATTGTAAAGTGTTACCAATGCACCAGCCAAattcatatgaaataattaaatcttatactaAGTATAACTACACATTAAATTGAAGAAATaacatttaagataatattatatcactCAATAATATATCTGGACATCAAGATTGActtgatatttttgaattaatatctTGACATTGATCATttagacaatatatatttaatctcttGCAGTTTGTTTGGAATTTGGATGTCGTAAGGCGGTATGTAAGTCTGCCCATACAGCTGCTACCCGCGCATGTGCTGTGCCCAATGTGCGCAAGAGCTCAGGAAGTAATTCCAACGCTGAGAGAGCGTATACTCGAGCTATCCGAGCCTCCTGAaagtaatgataaataattaggtCACCATATgtgtcagttttttttatatcagtgGCACCTAAGTCCaaccataattattatgaaaagtttcctttgataaacaattattttattatatttatttaaagtatacatTATTAAACCCACACTTTTTTCCAACTTCTTACTTACTGTACTAACATAGAAGAGTGTCACTGGCTCACCTCGACAGCGCAGCGCAGCGCGTACCGGTGGCGAGCCCGCagcgcgcgggcggcggcgcactgcggcgcggcggcggcggcggcggcgcgctcgGCGTGCAGGCCACGCGTCAGTCGCGAGCACAGCTGTCGGTACGCGCCCACCGCGTCAAGCGCCAGCAACATGCCGTCCATCGCCTCCTCCTCCGTCACCTCGAGCTGAGTCTCGCCCGTTTCTATTGCTagtctgaattttttttttataagaccaTTCTTCGATAATAAACTTCATATTAAAACAACTTTCATTTATTTGCAATTTGATGCTTTTTGCTCAAATGATAAAAGAAAAGACATAGATGGGCAGTGTGGAACATTATAGGGAAgccaaatacaaaaacatttatataaaaaaatgtactttaagtttttttcatataaacttattttacgaTATTAGAATAAGTCTTTTATCAAATGTAAAAAGACTAGCGATATAATCAAACTCACTCGGCGGCGGCTTTCATCGCATCTCTCATGCGCGACCATCTTGCGGTGTCCGCAACAGCTGGGGAGGAGAGCGCGTTCAATGCGGCCCCCAATTCCCGTATATCAGTACGCTCGGCATCGCAGCGACCTTCGACTATtaaattgcatataaaaaaaaacatataaatcattcattttaaatttatttgatcatAATATGTCAAATGAAATTGCAGAAAAAACAcctttttcaaaaattttgaaGAGCCTTCCTAAGCCCAAGTGCGCTAGTCGAAGCTGCTCTTGCTCTGATACGAACGATTCCTGCATCTCGTCTGTACTCAAATCACCCTATAGATATGGCagaaaactataattaaaaacaaataattcaatCACAAAGatgtaaaatctaaattaaataaacctaataatgtatcttttatttttatatacttacaaaacTACCCTCTGATATGcatgaaaaatgtttaaaataaattttatcaaaaatattaatagctgtatacaaaaaaaaataaaatttaatcatacttgtaaaaaacaataaaatatttaccgcATTATCTTCTTGTGTACCCGCCAGTATGAACTCATCATGTTTGGGTTTGTCTAATCTTGGAGATGTTTCACATAAGAATGTCCTAAGATCTGCATCATGGGCAAGCACTGGATGTCTTGCTACTAGCGTTAACCAACGCTGTAATGCTGCACGACGACGCTGTAGGAACAGTGGACTACCACCTCCAACAACCACACGTTTAGGAGGCAAGCTACACACTGCACTggagatataaattttattttaaaaaacataagttTTCGTTGGAAGAAGAAAGAGTTTTTTATAAGAGCTGGAAGATGGGAgtagtatgtttaaaatatgtgcagtaagttttttaattaattttatgcaaatttcAATGTCATGAATTTATTGGTGATTTGAGACTGcagtaagatttttttgaaaaagcACCACAAATTTGGAGATGTAGtgaatcattaataatttttaaaatgccaATGTTGATGGcctgtgaccacttaccatcaggtgggccaGTTGCACATTCTTCTTccatctttataaaaattatttaaaaaaatcatcaattgaaaaaagtaaaacttACCGATAAGGATACTTGGCATATAAGACATCATAGAGCTGCACAAACTCATTGTATCTTCTTGTAACAGTTGTACCATGTCGTCTTGAGCTTACATAGTACtcacaatgttttaaaataagtccCTTACGTTCCGGAACCAACTCTACTGATATAACATCTGTTGCTTCTAATTCTTCAAATGTTACTTCTTCAATGTTATGTGTCATATTagaaaactaaactaaaaaaaacactaccattaatcataatatttagaatTCCGTATTGCTGATACTCTGAATAAAACAGGcctatatattgttaaatattagaataaacaaataagttaaggtcaaataaaatttattagctAAGCTTTGCTATACAAACTTTTAGTAGAATTTTAAACAATCACTTGTTAGGAGTCGCAGTAGATTCTACTAAAAAGAATTGCCAAGAATTCAGTACTTACTAATTTTATCAgactaaatatttagttatattttttataatagatattaataaattttaactaacaACATACTTAATAAATAGCATTAGAATAGtatgatttcaatttatattgatatatgtaacctaatacacaattttaataaag
This region of Vanessa atalanta chromosome 8, ilVanAtal1.2, whole genome shotgun sequence genomic DNA includes:
- the LOC125065630 gene encoding sorting nexin-8-like, with product MTHNIEEVTFEELEATDVISVELVPERKGLILKHCEYYVSSRRHGTTVTRRYNEFVQLYDVLYAKYPYRAVCSLPPKRVVVGGGSPLFLQRRRAALQRWLTLVARHPVLAHDADLRTFLCETSPRLDKPKHDEFILAGTQEDNAGDLSTDEMQESFVSEQEQLRLAHLGLGRLFKIFEKVEGRCDAERTDIRELGAALNALSSPAVADTARWSRMRDAMKAAAELAIETGETQLEVTEEEAMDGMLLALDAVGAYRQLCSRLTRGLHAERAAAAAAAPQCAAARALRARHRYALRCAVEEARIARVYALSALELLPELLRTLGTAHARVAAVWADLHTALRHPNSKQTARD